In Raphanus sativus cultivar WK10039 unplaced genomic scaffold, ASM80110v3 Scaffold1578, whole genome shotgun sequence, a single genomic region encodes these proteins:
- the LOC130504442 gene encoding transcription factor bHLH126-like: protein MDPNKNPYSKGYQRQRPFGSAGEGGSSGGSDMPHDIDDNNKKKKLLHRDIERQRRQEMAILYASLRSHLPLQYLKGKRAVADHVNAAADFIKDTETRIKELSARRDELSRETCQRSDPDLAGSGSELGKPEPASLIVQPCVNGFEVAVSSNSSGPDALPLSRVLEALQELGLQVINSLTTRVNERLMHTIQVEVNTFGCLDLAWLQQKLVEELIPSPGY from the exons ATGGATCCTAATAAGAATCCTTATTCGAAAGGGTACCAGAGACAGAGACCATTTGGTTCAGCCGGCGAAGGTGGCAGCAGCGGCGGTTCCGATATGCCCCATGATATagatgataataataaaaagaagaagcttcTCCACCGCGATATCGAACGCCAGAGAAGACAGGAAATGGCTATACTCTACGCTTCGCTTCGTAGTCACCTACCTCTTCAATACCTTAAG GGGAAGAGAGCTGTTGCGGATCATGTAAATGCAGCGGCTGATTTCATAAAGGACACAGAAACACGGATTAAAGAACTCAGTGCAAGAAGAGACGAGCTAAGCAGAGAAACATGTCAGAGATCAGATCCTGACCTAGCAGGAAGTGGATCCGAGTTAGGCAAACCGGAACCGGCGAGTTTGATTGTGCAACCATGCGTGAATGGTTTCGAAGTGGCAGTGAGCAGCAACTCGTCAGGTCCTGACGCTTTGCCACTTTCAAGAGTGCTCGAGGCACTTCAGGAGTTAGGGCTTCAAGTCATCAATTCTCTCACAACACGAGTAAATGAAAGGCTCATGCACACTATTCAAGTCGAG GTTAATACTTTCGGATGCTTGGACTTAGCTTGGTTGCAGCAGAAGCTAGTCGAGGAGTTGATCCCTTCGCCGGGGTACTAA